The sequence below is a genomic window from Gossypium hirsutum isolate 1008001.06 chromosome A11, Gossypium_hirsutum_v2.1, whole genome shotgun sequence.
GACTAAAGCTTTTAAGTTTCCTAACATGCTTTTGTGGCCTTTTCAATTTAGGAAAGTGAGTTACAGCCCAGATAACAAAAGTGACCCAAACTCATTATCctgattaatttaaattattcatttagatttgagttgatttaaattttatttatgaacttaaataaactaaataaaggTTGTTTGAACtcaatttagcttaattaattaaaattaaatttcgtttataattttattaaaggtTAAGTTATTATTCGAGGCTTAAATTTggtaattgtttttatattagggtttgaattttttttacaaattacatcttaaaattcacaattattcctattttggggtttgaattttttttatgttcaagttagtccctaaacttgGCAATTGTTCTCACATATTGTGACCTAAACTTCAAGGTTTTCAAGGAAACATTAGGGATTATCTTGTACAAAACAAAGTTTGAGCCCCAATGTTTAAACAATTATCAAGTTTAGGgcttaattttggacaaaaaaaaattgaagcccCAATTTGAGAATAATTGTTCAATTCAGAACCAAACTTTTCATGAATAATTATCAAATTCAGATCCAAAAAGTAATTTATCCCTTTTATAAggttaacaaataaataaaaataaaagttttcatgAATTGTTTATCTTGGATTTAAATGAACACAAAACTTGAGATGTGGACAAGGAGTACAACAAACCACAATTATATGAAACATTGATACTGCATCAACATATATCAGTTTCATTCAAATAATGCCAAATAAATCACACACGCGCTACTAaacaaattaaatcaattaactCAAGAGGTTGATAAGCATATATTATATCAcgaatcaatttttaaaaatatttaataatctatctaatatatacaatttaaaataatcatcTTTGGATCCAATTAACATTATCTATAACCATATCCACTTGGATGACATTAAAATATCAATGTGCTGCCAATTGGGGAAGAAGGGTTCAGACAGCTTGTGTATATTATCTATAAATTGCTTCTTTGACCATTGAATCCATCAATAATTGATcgtcacttatatatatatatatttaatctttTGTATTCGACACATGAAAAAATACATATACTCATAATTTGGAGAATGAACCATGGACCAACTGGTAAAATTTTGACTGCAATTCTTctactaaaacaaataaatatttttttctttaaaaaagaagaagaaagaacagCATTAAAATGTCAACATCTGTCGTGGATGGGGTCAGATCctcttttaattttccttttgtTTGAACGATTAGGATCGAACATTACAGAagacgaagaagaagaaacagGACCCAAATCTTGTCTGGTCTGTAAAGCCTCCACCGTAACAACAGCCTTCACAATACCTGATCTTCCAACAAATGCCAACCCTGAAACCCTGTCTGGTTGAACCACCACCATGAGACCTATACAACAAGCAATGACGATAACAATAAACCCTCTGCTATTCCCACCAAAAACCATCTTCATCTTTACACActaaaaaacacaatatagttaaTGCAAAATTAGATTTGAAAAGACAAGGACGAGAAAATTGTTACTGTGTTGTCTGAGACGACAGCACTAGGTTACTTCCAATGCACTTATTTATATGGGGTTTGGAAGAGTTTTCAATCATAAGCAATTATAATTAAGACTCTAATAAAAGAAGACACTCTGACAGGTTTGAACAGATCCTTTGGCAGACCAGTTATCTTTTTCACTTTGGTTTTGTTGTTTTTTTCCCTACCAAGACCATGACCATGACCGATCCTTCTTTTAACAGTCATCCCACCTAGCTCACTTGTACTTCGGTCCTTGTCTTTAACTATGCTTTGCCCAATAATAGCTTTGCATATATTTCcatcttgaattttaaaaaattagttaatctgattgaataaaaaattgataataaataaaaaaataaaaaatgtaaggagttttaaaaaaatttcttttatatatattttaaattttaattactaaaaattaaacttttgaaagttttaattatatacaattattaattatttttattatttatttaaaagaaaaaaaattaattgaatcgaAATCCGGAGATTTTAGGGATAGCTTAAACTAAATACAACCAAGCCTTGTTCTAATTTGTAGTTTTTGGCATGAATAAAAATTATTGCCTTGAATGcataaaactatataaaaaaattaatttgatcatTAAATTTAATTCCATTGGTTGATACattcaatattattatattaaacacAAAACTATGTTCAATTGATTTATACTTAAGCTCAACTTTAGAATTCAATGGGTACAAATGCAAACAAAAAAGCCATTAAAGCAACCATGACTGAGGAACAGTgatatctttaataaaataaaggcaTAAAGATAAATTAGTCCCTagtatttacttattttattattttggtctttattttttttattagatcACTTTGGTTTTTAACCTTTAGAATTTAGTTGAATTGGTTGGAtggaaaaaatgactaaattgttaaaatttaaattggagggAGACTGACGTGACAGCTCACGTGGCAATCTACGtatactttatcaccaacatgaataatttttcctaaaattttataatttttattatttttaaaatttaaaaaattatacattcAATCAGTTATTTTGTTCAAGAGAAaacaattttactaaattttgaaAGTTGACGACCAAAGTagcaaaaacaagaaaaaagatcaaagtgacaaaataaataaacaaaaaaaagctaaatttatcattatgagaaaaataaaaaataaaaatccaatcAGGTGCTTTATGCTATGCTAAACCTAGCCTTAGGATTCCAAGCTCTTTTTTTCTCCATGCTTCCTTGTTATTAATGGCTTTCCTCTATGATTTCAGTTTTCAAAGTTCTAAATATACCCATTAAAACCAAAGCATATTCAAATTATATAGCATCATCTATCCATTTTTTTTACTATCCATTCATCTTCACAACCATGATAATACGTACAGCAATGAGATCCAAGATTTATGCACAATCACTAACTGTGaaatttggaaattttgatgtttttgagggTTCTTTTGGCTAAGAATTTTAAAAAGTACAACATAATAAGGAACACAACCTACTATCCTCTTTCTGCATtatcccccccccctttttttttcctccCTAAAATACCTCCGTTCAACACCTATATCCGATAGGTATACAGACATTATATAGAGATATGATCCTTCATATATATGAAACAAACTTTTACAAAGAAAATTGAATACGGCCCATATTAGACAAGTATTATCCGGAGTCCGGATAACATAGTCTTTGTCACCATTGAAGTCTCTTGCCAGTGAAAACTACCGTCACACTATTGAATTGCTGGCTCCTGTTGAGCAGTCGCGGAAGGTCCCGGTGCTGTTATACTGTAATGTATGGTAAGAGGTTGGTCCTGTTGAGGAGTCGCGGAAGGTCCTGATGCTGCTACACTGTAATGCATGGCCTGAGGTTGTTCCTGTTGAGGAGTTGCCGAAGGTCCCGGTGCTGCTATACTGTAATGTATGGTAAGAGGTTGCTCTGGTTGAGGAGCTGTGGAAGGTCCCGGATCTACGCTTAATGTATGGACTGAGGTTGCTCTTGTTGATGAGTCACTGAAGGTCCTGCTGCTATACTGTAATGTATGGCCTGAGATTGTGTTGCCTGTATCATTACTGCAACATCAGCCGCTGCGATAGCTGCGGCTTCCTGGTTTGATTGGAGAAAAGAAAATCTATAAGACTAATTACCAAAACCAAAGATTTCAAGTAATAAGAAAAACTGAGCTGTAACTTTTTTCAAAAGAGTCGGAGCTATTACCTGTCGCTGTCTACGGCGCTGCAATATGCTGATAGCCCAGGCCACGATGTAACAGGGGAGAAGAAAACCGGCAGCTCGGAGCAGGAAAAGCTAGAAGAAATATAAAAGTTAGAATcacaacaaatttaaaaaaatgtgaaTTACGAAAAGGTTAATGCAAATTCCAGCTATGCTTACAGAGATAAAACGAGATAAATCATCGTCCTCTTCTCCACTGGTTAGGTACAAAGCATGCCTCAAGAATAGAAGAGCCATTAGCTGCAAATAAAATAAGATCTAAAAACATAGGACATCCAATGAACTGGTTTATTTTCATAGAGGAAACAAAAAGCTTACGGTTAAGGCAGCAGCATGGAAAAATTCAGTTCCACTAGAATCGGGCTCAGCATATTCATCATAGCCATGCTCCAAAATACGGCGTTCTGCTGCCACAGCTAAAATCCGTTGGTCGTGTAAACCCAAAGGAGCACCAGCGACCGTCCACTCACTGTGTAAAGAAAGGGGGGAATAAGAGGTCACAGGTGATTAGCATACAATAGTAACCCATCCCTACGGATCACTGAACAGGTTCCGACATATATAGATCCTCACAAACAGGAAAGACAAAGCAAGCAAAGTTTGAGCGACACCGATCTTCATCGTGTTTATTTTTAGGTAAGTGCATGATTGTAAATACTGGCCTGATATCAATTGTAGCAACCTCTGGCTGAGGGGGAGGTGGTGGCACAGTATATCCTGGTTGATAAGGCTGCAAATCAAATATTTTTTGCAGGAAAAAGTTAAGAGGCCCCATATTTCAACTGAAGCTAAACAATTTCAATTAGTGAGataaaattgaaaacaaagaTATACTACAAGGACAACAAACATCACGGAGTAACGTCTACTAACAAAGTATTACAAAATGCATACCTGATGACATATCTCACATGTTATGTCTCCTTTCTCATTGCACCAACGTTGAACACATTTCCTATGAGCAAACTGGATAATAACAAATTTGTCAGCCAAAACCATTACACCGTAAAAACTCACTATTAAGTCTTGAATTTTTTGAAACAATGAATACCTTCAAACTGCCACTGCATGAACAAGGTGTTTCCAAATTGTTAATGTTGTCCTCGTCCTGGCAGATACGGCATTCAACCGTCTGGATGAGTGGTTCTTCTTCGTCACATGACCCTTGTTCCTCCACTTCCTCAACATCAATAGCACAAACATGTGGCTCAGCAACTATAGAAGAACCTTCACCCGAAGGTCCCGCAACCTCGGGTTCATTCACTGATTTCAAACTTTCGGGTTTCGTGAGACGGTCCACGCATACAACAAGATGATCACTCATTTTGCTTATCTGAAAGGAAAGGTTTTCAAAAGTTATTAACATATTGATATGCAACATTGCAGAAAAAGAATCCCTATGAAAATCATAATAACATATGAGGCTGAAACTGCAAAACATACTTCAAAAACTAACATACAACAAATCAACTCTTTTTTATAGTTACTAATATCACTCCATATAAACACAGGTGCTTTAAAATTCCATAGAAACTctctattttaataattattattgattttcaTGTATAATCAAAAgcttctctccttttttttttttgaaaatttcttcatacaggctatgccacaaatatttcTGCACAaaatctttagttttttttttcttaattttccaccgaaagaaaaaaaacccCAATTCATTTCATTACTTTTCAGAACAATCAAACAACCAAACAAAATTCCCAAAATTAaaagagaattttttaaaaaatagagagagaAGAAAATACCACAATCATGATGAAGAACTGAACAAACCCattaattaaaaagaatcaaaacataataaaataaaaagaatttaccTAAaagatggaaattttttttttctggtgGGAGAGTcgaaattttcttatcagaagaTTTTCCTTTGTAAATGAACGAGTTCCTTTGCTTGGAAATTAATCAAATCGATATGAATTGAAgacctttctattttttttttcttctctttatatatataatttaagtataatttagtaaaattaaactaaaaaaaatcaagaaaaaagttCAGTATTTTACTAGTAGGGCTCTGTTTTAAATGAAGCCTTGGAGTTTTAGGGTCTGTTTTTTTGGTTAACGGACGTCAATGGTTATGACATAAATTCCATTTTTGTCCCTTTCACTAAATTTCGGACAAAGATATGATCcgcaaaaacatgaaaaattattttttgtttaaataaaattaatttttaatttttaatttttgttgacgGATTTAACTAGATAACACATTGgagaaacatattaaatttttgttttttaataaatcatttaaatttcGTGAAAACCGACAATAAttgtttttattgttataatattaatttttaaaaatttttttagtaTAACCATCTCGATATACTTCTTAAACTCTGTTATTaccaatttttttatgtttaaatacgtttttttaataaaacagaaaaaaatatcaatgaataaaaaaaacaaacgttaatttttgtttttattttattttatttttttgccttcaatatcttctcttttttttttgttaatttgattgaTGATTGCACCAAATGAGTATAATAAAAATGTTTGATGAAGAAAGCATGTGAATGGAAAATAGAGATTAGAGAGTATGGATTGACTTCAGGGATCGCGGTCATTAGGGCTAGGGCCCTTGCCCCCTGAATTTTCTAAAATCTTCattagacttttaaaaattttaattaggtccCTCTACATTTTTGAAATTCTCATTATAcctctaaaatattttaaagttctaatttaacttataaaaatttataaaatttctcactaaatcttaaaaaaattgataatttagttAGACTCTCttaaatttaatatgattatcCAATTTGGTTGTGTTGTAATTTAATCTAATCACAATAAActgattatttaaaaaattattattaaagagATCCAAATAGCTAAAAGATATTTTATTGGAATATTTTAGATATCTAAAGATTGttgtatattaaaaattaatttgttgtAGAAATCgagaatatattaattaatttttttcactaGAAAATAGAATAGATTATCGATAGAATTTTAACTCGATTAGTATAAGTATTGTTATCAATATaggaaaatttaaatttgagtATGCTGAATCGCATTAatctcctatttatgagttggagaGATTACAAGTAGTtctaaatattgtattaaaaaaagtatatattatctaaatttataatgagattaaaaaaaaattaaccgactttTTTCTTCTTAGTTGTAAAATATCTGTGCAGCCCACAAACACCCTGAGCTTTAGCAAGTTTTTAAAAGAGAAGGCGTTGGAAGCTCTTAAGCCAGAATTAAAGGCCGGCATCGAGAAGAGAATTGCATTCGTGCAGAAGCAACCAGTTACCGCTTAAAAACCT
It includes:
- the LOC121209625 gene encoding uncharacterized protein, translated to MSDHLVVCVDRLTKPESLKSVNEPEVAGPSGEGSSIVAEPHVCAIDVEEVEEQGSCDEEEPLIQTVECRICQDEDNINNLETPCSCSGSLKFAHRKCVQRWCNEKGDITCEICHQPYQPGYTVPPPPPQPEVATIDISEWTVAGAPLGLHDQRILAVAAERRILEHGYDEYAEPDSSGTEFFHAAALTLMALLFLRHALYLTSGEEDDDLSRFISLFLLRAAGFLLPCYIVAWAISILQRRRQRQEAAAIAAADVAVMIQATQSQAIHYSIAAGPSVTHQQEQPQSIH